One genomic window of Phoenix dactylifera cultivar Barhee BC4 chromosome 6, palm_55x_up_171113_PBpolish2nd_filt_p, whole genome shotgun sequence includes the following:
- the LOC103723941 gene encoding EEF1A lysine methyltransferase 4, with amino-acid sequence MVLVIIIIIFIFSIPPDARRFTPSATTRVGLDCWGLMNNREESCDMEAGAEPRPRSTSAYLNPRYWDDRFASEEHYEWCKDYSLFRHLLHPLLSPALSVLEIGCGSSRLCEELLKDGVTDVTCIDLSSVAVDRMRKRLSDQGIHGVKVLQADMLDLPFGSECFDLVIEKGTMDVLFVDSGDPWNPRPAMVDKVMKMLEGVYKVLKPEGTFVSISFGQPHFRCPLFEAPGFTWSVEWDRFGDEFHYFFYTLKKGRLSSISGRHQSKSSDVPSISLLHEELENEDYIFRTTIGESEM; translated from the exons ATGGTTTTagttattatcattattatttttattttctccaTTCCTCCCGACGCCCGTCGCTTTACCCCCTCTGCGACCACTAGGGTTGGGCTGGATTGCTGGGGTCTGATGAATAACCGGGAGGAAAGCTGCGACATGGAGGCGGGTGCTGAGCCTCGGCCCCGGAGCACCTCCGCCTACCTGAATCCTCGCTACTG GGATGATCGTTTCGCGTCGGAGGAGCACTACGAGTGGTGCAAGGACTACTCCCTTTTCCGCCACCTCCTCCATCCCCTCCTCAGCCCCGCTCTCTCT GTACTGGAGATCGGATGCGGGAGCTCGCGGCTGTGCGAGGAGTTGCTCAAGGACGGCGTCACCGACGTCACCTGCATCGATCTCTCCTCCGTCGCCGTGGACCGGATGAGGAAGCGCCTGTCCGACCAGGGCATCCACG GCGTCAAAGTGCTGCAGGCTGACATGCTAGACCTGCCCTTCGGCAGCGAATGCTTCGATCTTGTGATTGAGAAAGGGACCATG GATGTATTGTTTGTGGACAGTGGTGATCCATGGAACCCTCGGCCTGCAATGGTAGATAAGGTGATGAAAATGCTTGAAGGTGTTTACAAGGTCTTGAAACCTGAGGGCACCTTTGTTTCAATTTCCTTTGGGCAG CCACACTTCAGGTGTCCGCTTTTTGAAGCCCCAGGTTTTACCTGGTCTGTTGAATGGGACAGATTTGGGGATGAATTCCATTATTTCTTCTATACCCTGAAGAAG GGTAGGCTGTCATCCATCAGTGGCAGACATCAGAGCAAGAGCTCGGACGTACCATCTATTAGTTTATTACATGAGGAGCTGGAGAATGAGGATTATATTTTCCGCACCACCATTGGTGAGTCGGAGATGTAA
- the LOC103723951 gene encoding agamous-like MADS-box protein AGL62, with amino-acid sequence MVRRKPSMGRQKIEIKRIQNEEARQVCFSKRRTGLFKKASELSILCGAEIGVVVFSPAGKAFSFGHPSVDVVFDRFLTGNPHHGSSGGPAADSRRGAVVRELNRQYMELHGLVDAERKRRDALEEAMKAEQGGRPCWWDNNVDSLGLEELEEYEKKLLELRNNVAKIADQLLHEALARKQQQQQQQHYPMGGAAVGLPGPFAIKNEDAIHPSLGGLSFGHGFF; translated from the coding sequence ATGGTGAGGAGGAAGCCGAGCATGGGACGCCAGAAGATCGAGATCAAGCGGATCCAGAATGAGGAGGCCCGCCAGGTATGCTTCTCCAAGCGCCGCACCGGCCTCTTCAAGAAAGCCAGCGAGCTCTCTATCCTCTGCGGCGCCGAGATCGGCGTCGTCGTATTCTCTCCTGCCGGCAAGGCCTTCTCTTTCGGCCACCCCTCCGTCGACGTGGTCTTTGACCGCTTCCTAACCGGCAACCCCCACCATGGCAGCAGCGGCGGCCCCGCGGCGGACTCGCGCCGCGGGGCGGTCGTGCGCGAGCTCAACCGCCAGTACATGGAGCTGCATGGCCTGGTGGATGCCGAGAGGAAGCGGCGCGACGCCCTCGAGGAGGCCATGAAGGCGGAGCAGGGGGGCCGCCCCTGCTGGTGGGACAACAACGTGGACTCCCTCGGCCTCGAGGAGCTGGAGGAGTACGAGAAGAAGCTGCTGGAGCTGAGGAACAATGTCGCCAAGATTGCTGATCAGCTGCTGCATGAGGCCTTGGCTcgcaagcagcagcagcagcagcagcagcactaTCCGATGGGCGGCGCCGCCGTCGGTCTTCCCGGGCCCTTTGCCATTAAGAATGAGGATGCCATCCATCCTTCTCTTGGCGGCTTGAGTTTCGGGCATGGCTTCTTCTGA
- the LOC103723949 gene encoding uncharacterized protein LOC103723949, whose protein sequence is MHISPECPDCSRMEESIFHVILGCPRVAQIWGCASSLLAPWQGWLTTEAIMLFLETSSRRSEVEGPRIMATYLAYHSWLDRNARIFENKIMHPLMVADRALLQAMKVTCAATLSPLKMTGKIWGSPPPLVVPKIVLVSLEPPPSDFLKVNFDGSVGEGGSTRGVGFVIRDHEARLIAVEDQRIFDTSVLGVEIRAAWEGVTYARRVLGADYILLEGDSAMVIEGFRGRGRDVGFRPLLCNIRRLLAECGLYGNTYVYNEANNAADWVASFATHHAGGFIWVVRTVMPHALGYLLSSNLDSCSHARHG, encoded by the coding sequence ATGCACATTTCGCCTGAGTGCCCGGACTGCTCGAGGATGGAGGAGTCTATTTTTCATGTCATTCTTGGATGCCCGAGGGTCGCCCAAATCTGGGGGTGCGCCTCTAGTCTCCTGGCACCCTGGCAGGGGTGGTTGACGACAGAGGCCATCATGCTCTTTCTGGAGACCTCCTCTCGGAGGTCAGAGGTCGAGGGCCCAAGAATCATGGCAACCTACCTGGCCTACCATAGCTGGTTGGATAGGAATGCTCGGATCTTCGAGAACAAGATAATGCACCCACTGATGGTAGCAGATCGGGCTCTTCTTCAGGCAATGAAGGTCACTTGCGCAGCCACGTTGTCCCCCCTTAAGATGACCGGAAAAATCTGgggctcccctcctcctctagTAGTGCCCAAGATCGTTTTGGTCTCCTTGGAGCCTCCACCTTCTGATTTTCTCAAGGTGAATTTCGACGGTAGTGTGGGTGAAGGTGGGAGCACTCGTGGCGTGGGCTTTGTCATCAGAGACCATGAGGCTAGACTGATAGCGGTTGAGGACCAGAGAATATTTGACACCTCGGTCCTTGGAGTCGAGATCAGAGCAGCATGGGAGGGAGTTACCTATGCGAGGCGGGTTCTGGGGGCGGACTACATCCTCCtcgagggtgactcggccatgGTGATTGAGGGGTTTCGGGGCCGAGGTCGTGATGTCGGTTTCAGACCGCTACTATGCAACATTCGCAGGCTCTTAGCTGAGTGTGGACTGTATGGCAACACATATGTCTACAATGAGGCGAACAATGCGGCAGACTGGGTGGCTTCATTTGCTACCCACCATGCTGGAGGCTTCATCTGGGTTGTTCGTACAGTGATGCCTCATGCTTTGGGTTATCTTCTTTCTTCTAATTTAGATAGCTGCTCCCATGCTCGACATGGGTGA